In one Silene latifolia isolate original U9 population chromosome 10, ASM4854445v1, whole genome shotgun sequence genomic region, the following are encoded:
- the LOC141605977 gene encoding uncharacterized protein LOC141605977, with amino-acid sequence MSVTAGVSDAIIAIREKLRGKIGQTKVKRYWPGKAPDWADEAEEEADLRTSSSNRNRVSFEQAFPSDDINSVDDPRLRRLAETRAIDRDEIRADHRRIRQAEIVSTAEDEAAEDAAAEEEDEDAVEEKRRRIRERLLKLRREEERELPTVDEEEDEDGVAAEEDEDSEEESEYETDSEEEEANRRAMAKPVFVPKQERETIAERERLEAEERALEEAVKRKIAERKAETKQIVVEKIREDYEIQKSLIENEADIGDVDTDDEANEAEEYESWKAREIARIKRDREDRDAMIKEKEEIEKVRNMTEEERREWERKNPKSGPSSVPKQKWTFMQKYYHKGAFFQDDPDDSAGTMGSDEIYRRDFSAPTGDDKLNKTILPKVMQVKHFGRSGRTKWTHLVNEDTTDWTTPWANNDPLRSKYNAKMAGMNRPIAKPKGSKKLKDWEKP; translated from the coding sequence ATGTCAGTGACTGCAGGCGTAAGCGACGCCATTATCGCTATACGAGAGAAGCTCCGAGGAAAAATCGGACAAACTAAAGTCAAGCGTTATTGGCCAGGCAAAGCACCTGATTGGGCGGACGAAGCTGAAGAAGAAGCCGATCTCCGCACTTCCTCGTCCAATCGCAACCGCGTTTCCTTCGAACAAGCTTTCCCTTCCGATGATATCAACTCCGTCGATGATCCCCGTCTCCGCCGTCTTGCCGAGACTCGCGCCATCGACCGCGATGAAATACGCGCTGATCATCGGAGAATTCGTCAGGCTGAGATAGTATCCACGGCGGAGGATGAGGCTGCGGAGGACGCGGCTGcagaggaggaggacgaggacgctGTTGAGGAGAAGCGGCGGAGGATTAGAGAGCGGTTGTTGAAGCTCCGTCGCGAGGAGGAGAGAGAGTTGCCGACTGTGGATgaagaggaggatgaggatgGCGTTGCAGCGGAGGAGGAtgaggattctgaggaggagagCGAGTACGAGACGGATTCTGAAGAGGAGGAGGCCAATCGTAGGGCAATGGCTAAGCCTGTTTTCGTTCCGAAACAGGAGAGGGAGACTATTGCGGAGCGGGAGAGGTTAGAGGCGGAGGAGCGGGCGTTGGAGGAAGCGGTGAAGCGGAAGATTGCTGAGAGGAAGGCAGAGACGAAGCAGATTGTGGTGGAGAAGATACGAGAAGATTATGAGATACAGAAGAGTTTAATTGAAAACGAGGCAGATATTGGGGATGTGGATACGGATGATGAGGCGAACGAGGCAGAGGAATATGAGAGCTGGAAAGCGAGGGAGATAGCGAGGATAAAGCGCGACAGGGAGGATAGGGATGCTATGATTAAGGAGAAAGAGGAGATTGAGAAGGTTAGGAATATGACAGAGGAGGAAAGGAGAGAGTGGGAAAGGAAGAACCCGAAATCAGGACCGAGTTCTGTGCCTAAGCAGAAATGGACGTTTATGCAGAAGTATTATCATAAGGGTGCATTCTTTCAGGATGATCCTGATGATAGTGCTGGTACCATGGGAAGTGATGAGATTTATCGGAGGGATTTCTCGGCACCAACTGGGGATGATAAACTTAATAAGACTATTTTGCCTAAGGTTATGCAGGTTAAGCACTTTGGTAGGAGTGGCAGGACTAAATGGACTCACCTTGTTAATGAGGATACCACTGATTGGACAACTCC